AGTCTCACCTGACAAAAGAAATACATCCGTGCTCACAGGCGTGTTTGTGTCAGCACGCTCAtcccagctcacacacacacacaaacaagcacagagcCATACAACTTTCATGACGGTGTCGGCTTCAGGCTGCATTTAAAAGAGAACGTCTGAGACGAAGTGTCGCGTCTGTCTGTCGTGACTGAAAACTAGGAGATAAGCATCAGATAACCTTCTGCACATGGAAATGACTTTATATCGTGTTCATCAAGCATTCAAATATAGTCTCAATACCTCTGTTGCCGGTCTGTTAACTGAACTCCAGCTAGTTTAATCCTGTTACACTGAGCGACAGCCACAACcttcactgtgtgtttcatACAGGCTTCAACTGTGTGAAAAACCAGCTGGTTTGTACAGAAAAATGTCAACCCTCTATGGACTGATTTGGcctgtccaacactttggttcaCATTTTAATGTACCCATCAGGATTAATTGGAATCACTTTGCTGATCACTAACTTTTCatttagcgccaccatcagaTCAAAAAttgaatttgtccaatactttgatttTTGACCACAGACTGTATAAGCATGGATGTAGACTGCCATAGATTTGTGAAGAGCCATTGCGAAGCTCAGCGACAGTGGCTCCGGCCCTCACCATCTCTGTGTGCCTGACTCCGCctaactcccagctaatccaaaaatgggcaaagaggtggagctgaggtgggccaAACGACacctagcggctagctgtcactcaaagcgaCCACAGCCGTAAtcatgcataactttaagccttgaTCTAATgtaaaatgatgctgtttttgaCTTGTGTATCACGTTGTTCGTGACCCATCATGTAGAATGACTTGAACTAACCTTTGTTTTACAGGTGAAACTGTGTCCGTGGCTCCAGCAGGTGAGTTGGGATCTTCGTCAAAAGGATTATTTGAGAAGTTTTCATCAAATGGATTCATAGTGACTCCTGCAGCACTCTCCGCTTTAGATTTCATCTCTACAGCttcgtgttttgttttattttctatcttctcctcttcctctgcatttTTTGTTACTTTCTCCAGCTTCCTGGACGGCTCTTCagctttttcctccctcctaatcctctcctcttcctccctttttattctctcctcctcttgtctcctcctctctttctccatctgaatcctttcctgctcttcctgtcttattctctcctcttcctcaattcttctcctctcttcttcctcttgtctcattttttcttcttcaattCTCCTCCTTTCTTGTTCCTCGAATATCCTCTTTGCCTCTGCCAACttctcctgctcttcttcttgcCTCCTAACactcgcctcctcctcctctttcttcttcctctcttcctcctttttagTTTTCTCATCTGCTTCAATCctttccctttcctcttctagtttcctcttttcttctacCAATCTCTGATAttcttccttttccctctgagccttttcctcctcctctttcttaaacctttcctcttcttccatttGCTTCCTTTGTTCCTCTagcctcctcttttcctcacGCTCTTCTATTTGTCTTCtcaccatctcctcttcctcttgtttcctcctctcttcctccttcttaaTCCTTTCCTCGtcctctctttgctttttttcttctgcttccaTTCTCCTCCTTTCTTGTTCCTCCagtctcctcttttcctctaaTTTACGCTCTTCTTCTCGCCTCCTagccctctcctcttcatcttgtCTCCTACTCTCTTCCAGAGCcatttccccctctctcctaatcctttcctcttcctctcttttccttttttcctcttcctcaatTCTCCGTTCTTGTTCCTCCagtctcctcttttcctcacgctcttctatttttcttttcaccatctcctcttcctcttgtttcctcctctcttcctgcaccctctcctgctccttcctaatcatttcctcttcctctctttgccttttttcttctgcttctgttctccttctttctttttcatccagtctcctcttttcctctgctaATCTTTCACgttcttcttcttgtctcctcctctcttcctcatcCCTCCGAATCCGCTCCTCTTGCTCCTTTCTAACTCTCTCTTCCTCAATCCTTCTCTCTTGTTCCTCcagtttcctcttttcctctgctaATCGTTCCCGCTCTTCttcttgtctcctcctctcttcctctgctctctcttcctcctcccttcgAATCCGATCCTCTTGCTCCTTTCTAACTCTCTCTTCCTCAagccttctttcttcttcctccattctcttcttttcctctgctaATCTACACTCTTcttgtctccttctctcttcctccattctttcctcttcctctcttcgcctttcttcttcctctagcctcctcctctcctcagccaACCTCTCAGCCTCCTCATCTTGTCTCCTaaccctctcctcttcctcttctcttctcctcctcacctcctccatcctaaccctttcctcttcctcctgtcttaGTTCACCCACATcctctttcacattttctgcatcagccatcttttcctcctcttcttcctccgtCCAGGGTGAATATTGCCTCACTGCCCTCAGTGAATCAACAGATGGAGGAGAGCTTTCGGGGACGTCGTCCATGGATCCGTGGCCTGAACTGGCCAGACTGTAGTTTGATCCGATGCGAGAGGTCCGGGCCTGCGGCTCTTCGCAGTATATATGACTGCCATTGATGCACAGGTTACTCTGTTCTGGAGCGCCATGCTTTTGGTGACCAGAGGAGGAATCTTTGCTGTCTGAGCTGCCCGAACGTTTGTGTATCTTGAACTTGAACTTCTTTTTACCTGGAAGGACATGGCAAGTTAACATGCATGTAATGACAGGGAgaacaagagaaaataaatgaaataataatgattgAGTGGATTAGAAACCGCTGCTCCTGACCTTCAGAGGGGTCCACATTTAGGCCAGATGACTGGCTGCCGCTCAGCGAGGAGTTCTTCGCAGGCAGAACTGACATGGACTGAGACATGTTCCTCTGCAGGTTAGACTTGGGAGAAAACAACGACTTCATcttaattttcttctttttctcgTCCTTGGCAGCAGCTACGTCCCCCTCCCCATTtccctcctcctcgctgtctgTCAGAACCTGACTGAAGGACGGCACCACCGAGGACGCAGAATCCGATTCCTTTTTCTTGCCGCGAACTTTGTCCTTGAACTTGCCCAGGCGGGATCTGGACTTGCCGGCAGCAGAGAGGTCAAACATGCTGGCAGTCATGTTGTTTCTCATGAACTGGATGTCCACAAGCacatctcctctgtctttgtctgcctTGCCAGTCTTGTCCAGCAACTTAAACCATCTGTTAAAGAGAGGCATCTCATTTAGAATGACATATTTCTAGGGCATGTTGACAGATACATAAACCCCAAATGTGTGATTACTTGTGCAAACATCATTTCATAATGAATGCTTCTAGAAAAACACAAGTTCTATATATTATCCTGGGTGTCATTAACTTCTTGTGTCAGTGTTGGATCTTTAAGGTTAAAAACACTCTTagacctgcaataactgatttttcaTCACTTGGGGGCATCGGGAACAAGGTAATATGGCAAACCTTTACACATCCAGCTGACACTGGGAAACATTAACATTGTTTTTCTGGCCACCTGCCAAATGTGAGTCCAGTATTCAATTTcctttagctctgtgtttgatctccaccaactcctgagaggAGTATCTCtactcttcagctgctaaatgctccattatgtACACTGGCtggttgctaactgtgtctgtctgctgtttggtgctgagcaggcagTGAGAGTGAACAAAAAGTTGAGGGTCTGACAGTTAAACAATGAGCTGGAACTCATTATAAACTCAactggagctgcagattcatAGTTCTCCGTAGGTTCATCACTTTCACATTGCCCCATTGTTTTCACAGTGTCATTTGACATATTGTTACTCTAAAAATATTGACTATAGCCACTTTAAAAAATGAGGATTGTCATATTTAGGGCATCATGGTGATATCAGTCCAGGATACATTAAATTCTGCAGGATAGACGTGATTAGGTCTCTGAAGCATGGCTCCCTACATGCTGTTATTCACCATGTCATCTACTGAATGGTTTAAAGAAATCATAGACTGAgatcatgtacagtatgtggatgTTTAGTCCTCTTCAGTTTCTTTGTGGAAACTATGATCCATCCAAACGGAGGGTGACTCAACCGCTGCTTGAATGTTTTTGGAACGTCTGTGATCTAAGAACAAGCAGCGGACTGACGACGAGGGAAAGtttttctttaataataatCCTGTCCTGTCTGTGGTTGCTGCTTCTAATGTGGGGAATGTATGAATGTTTGCTACTatttatgttgaaaatgtttccatCAGTTTTACACAGCCTTCCTGAATGTTCCTTTTCCTACAATGTCTCACATTGTACTGGAAACCAGTATAAACACTGGTTACAGCCTCAAACAAGCAACTTAAAATGTCTTGTAATAAAATGTAAGTTGAGAGAGACGTCCACTGAGACCAAGTTTTGTCAACTTCGCGTTGCTTCTCCACCTGCGTCACAGTCCAATACTGACAGCAGGGtctcagaataagcagaataATTTAagagaacaacaaaaaaggaGCAGTCAGCATAAAAAGTGCCTATCAGGCAGAAATCTGAGGTCAGCTCGCCACTGAACAAACAACTCCAACCGAGATCTGGATTCCTGgggaaatgaggaaatgaggaaggggccgtgtgtgcatttctgtgtgtaaaaagagcatatttctgtgttgctgcatcacactgATATGTGAAACAAGACAGTTACCttcaaaatgaacagatttgCTCAGAAAGTTGCTTTTTAAAACAGAAGAATGTGGACGCCTTTCTCAGCATTGAGATAGAAATGTCAcgttttgtgtgtatgtgccataaactgttttcttttctcttcattctACATGACACCTCTCCCTGCGATGCCTCTGATGTGCATTATAGACTCGACTGAATACTAAGCCTTCCTCTCGGTGCTACTGAATAAGATATGTTCTTGAGagtcaccctcctcctcctccctcaggaATGCTTCAGATGTGTGGCACAGACAAATTAAGGAGGGAAAGGCCTTTTCCTGGAATTTGCTAAATGGATGAGACTGTTGTCACAGCTCTCCTACCTTCTACTGCTGTTGAGTAATGAGATGTGATTTGCAAATTTCAGGCCttgacattaaaaatatttcactgtgaGACTGCATGATTTGCTTGATGAACGTCCTTCAACAAAACACTGCTTGACAGAACATGCATTTATTCATCGTGCAAATCCAGTGaggttttaattcatttttaagtgcTTATAAAAATGGCAGTTTAAGCATGCCAACTTGGCAAACTCTCTCACCTTTGAAACTCGTATTATGATGCAATAAAACtttgcagagctgagaggaactgcagaatCTGCTTTTAACTCTCTAGGTGTATGACTCTGAGAATCCACTCTCACACATAGTGAGTCATGTAATgcattgttgatataaaaatactgattatggccattttaaattatattgtttcacaaatgtgtttttgttatatttgcGATTCTGGTaaatctgtaaataaaaatgaacaaaaacagtacATATTTTGTATGATATGTAGTAGTATAGTACTAGTAATCATATTAGTATGCTATACTGTACTATAGTTCAGGCACACTAAGCTATGCTTCTCTGATGCCGACACATGCCACTAACAAATATGTCCCATGTGATCgagtgaaaaagagaagaagtaAGGTAGTTCAGTTTAAACAGAAGGGAAGTTGCAAAAGGGTTTGGGCGTTAGCTGGTTGGGGTAATAAGCAGTGTTCAGGAGGAGGAATTAAAAATGCCTTTTGATTCACAATGcctgaatgatgatgatgatggtgatgatgatgcccTTAAACCCAGTAATCTCCATGTGAAGAGTAGAAACCGTGCTGCACGGATAATGCATGACTCAACGTTTTGTAAATCTATTCcactttctgcacacacacatccttccTTGTGAAGCCTGAACTACTGATAAGACAATGCCCGGAGTGGCTCGAGCCTTTATCACAGACCACAGCTGTGTGAGTGGGAGAAGAGCTGAGCGAGTAAAACAGCTCAGCGGTGATAACGTCCAAGGACCAAAACTGTCCGGGGCTTACGAATCACTCCAGAGAAACCAAACTGAAGGCCTGTGAATTGAATTCCCTTTCCAGTGGGTGTCACAAACCAGTGGGAAAACCCTGTGTTATTTTTATAGCTTGAGCACATGTATGCTACCCTTACTTAAGGTTTCTTAATGTACATACATTATAATTCACAATCCACAGTTCCAGGGTCCTGCTGTTGTTCATGCTGGTTCACTTGCTGCGTCAgttgaatagaacagagccatcattaatgttaatgttgctaCACAGGATTTCCCTAAATGTAGTGTACATGTACAGATgccctctcaatcatcacttatgaccctgtagaagtgtgtggtggtggtgtattcatcttcttattttgctgttgacAAGATTTTCCTTGGCTACACCCTTTGGGgagtgggtgtgtagccccaGCCAATGACAGCGTGCAGGTGAGGTCAGTACATTATAAAAAAAGGTAGCGACCAGACGCCAGACCATAGCAGTATGCAGCCAAGAGGAAGCTACAAAAACAGAGGACACAATCCTGAAAACAATCCTGCAAAGGATACTTTTATGACCAGAGCTTTTCCTTCTATGACCAGTCAAAATGTCTCATGTGAAAAAGACCTTTGATGACCTTATACTCAACACAATCAAGAAGTCCTTACAGTGTTCAAAAAAATTGAGCATATTTAATGCTTTGAAAAGTGGACAAACTCCACACACTGAGCAAGGTCATATGATACAATCCAAAGAAAATCCATCTAGAACAACTACTGATGGGGCTTATGGTGCCTGCAGCCATTGGCCTGTCTCAATTAAATAGTCAAATCAAAGCAATCATCCAATCATAATGTGACCAAATACTGAAGTACATCAAACACAAGTGCTAATTCAGATGTCTTAAAGGTGAATTTTATAAAGATATCTCCTACGATCCAGTAACTACAGCAGTTTCTACTCATTCTGCCCGTTTTCACCTGTGCTGTCTAAATGATACTAACAGTAGTGCCTTCTTTTGCAAGCAgcacatgttaaaaaaaagtaaaatgtggTGGAATCATTGCTTCACTGAATTCAGCAAACACCACAGACTTTAAACAGTAGAGCCGTTGTACAGGCAGCTGGTGggacatgtttgtcttttggGGGGTCAGTATATTCACAGTAGTCTTGCTCAGAAAAAACTGACCTCGCTTGactgtctctgtttccatcactgtttgcttttcattGATAAAAACAGGCAGGAATGCGAGGCTACGGTTGGATTTAAACCTGAGAGGCAAGGTGCATTCACCGTGGACTACAGCAagatcaacagaaaacaagccAGGTATTTACTCAACACCAGCTAAAGCCTGTCTCAGAGAAAAACTCCCATGATAAGAAATCCTCATAAAACTCATGCATATATcaacatgcacattttctgcagaAGCGCTGGACAGACACCTGGGTCTGATTTTTGAATGCCAAAAAGAGCAGATGGGATCAGCGAGAGagataaacacactgcaaaaccCAGAACCACGCATGATTGAGCATGCTGCATACAGCCAGGTGAAGTTGGCGTGCTGAGGGAGTTGGACACTGGCCAAAGCAGAGACGCAGGCAGAACAGTATGAAAAGTTATTTGTGACCACATTTTAATCACAGCTCATTTCACGCTCTCAAGTCTCATTTCAATACGAATTTCTCACTGTCGACAGTCACAGCAAACTTTCAAGCAGGTTGACCGCTCGTTCTTCACTGGATAAGGGTTTCTATGGTGAAGAAAACACGGGCAGTAATGACGCACAACATCAAATCAAGCCTTGGTGTGGACGAGATCAGAAATCattcagagacacaaagacatcaGACAGACCAGACACAACATCACACAACCTCGACACAGGTGGAAGAAGGAAGTGCGTGCGTGTTCGTGCATTCAGACAAACAGGGCGGCATGCAGTCTGCTTTTGTATAATACCGGTCACACGGTGGGGGACTAAAATACTTAGCAGCttagcaaaacaaaatattttccaCTGTTAATGAACTGCAGACATGGCCGACGGGTGTTGCATTTCAAATTTTGAAGAGTATGTCGCAGCAAATGTTAAACCTTTTCTTTGACTGAGAGAACAGCATACTTTCTGCTTGAAAGGAGCAGGTATAATCATGGGTGCTGAGACCATACAGGAGTACCAGCCAGGCCTGTGAAACTTGATCACTGCCACTATTGGCACAAACTCAGGGGAGATGGGTGTGCATATTTTGTACAGTAAAGACAGGCATCACCTTGATTACTTCCCCTCCTGCTTATAGAGTAATTATAATTTAaagcttgttgtttttatcttattGAGTCTTATTTTGAGGTGAACTCTGGGTCCTCTTTGTGGAATCTCTCTGTCGCCTACAAGCTCAGTCAGTGAAAGACAGAATCCTTTGACTCACATCTTTCGCCTGACTAAGTAATGCTGATTGGCATCCTTGAAGGCCGCAGCCGAGGGAACAAATCCCTTAAGCTGCAGTGGAGCGAGTGGGCAACATTCACAAGTCAAACCCAGCAAAGCGCCTCTGTGTAGTGATGCGTGgctgcgtgtgagtgtgtgcgctcGAATACCTCACCTcagtgggaaaaaaaggtgaaaatatCACACAGGGAAATCATACTCGCGTCCAAGAGCCTtcacaaaaagcacaaatgaaGGGAAACTTATTCAAACGGAAAAACTAATCCACAGTCTTCACAGATGCCGCATAATTTTATTATTGGAGGAAAAACATGGTTTGTAATTTATAAGGATTTCACAGGGATTGTGGAGTTTTGTCCTGCAAAACCACAAAGCCGCAAAACGACTCACAGGACCAGCAACCAAGAGCTGTTCCCCTGCACAGATTGCAATCAAAAGTAAGTCGGTCTTCATTGTGCCTCCCATGATTTcctcatttacatgcagctgaaAGGGAAGACTAACATCTGCCAGAGAATTAGATGTTGCACATGCATATAACACATATCGTGGGGAGTGGGAAAAACTGGGAGCTGTTGATGTGTAGAAGCCCAGATTCcttaaacatactgtacatagtgATCATGTTGGTAatttcaaaagaagaaaaaaaattgttttaattattattattattattattattatcttaaaccagcagtttttcttttgacttgTGTTCTGGGTCGGCGGCAGGGTCATTTGATTGCTCCGAGACACTTCAGCAGATTGATCACCTTTGTCTCACCAAGAGACAAGCTCAATGATGCCCCCCTTTCTTACACCGTAAGCTTGAAGGCTATTAATGGACCAATTAATTAGTTGATTGGCAGAAATATTTTGTATGTAATCATTTAAATCTCATGTGAGCATAAATGgctaaaatgaataaaattttTGATTGCCAGCGAAGctaaaagacatttttagactTTGGGATCTCGTAGTAGGAGTTCGGCTACGTGCTGACGTAGATCACAGTTAATCGACTAATCGAGATAACAATCTCatcttttcacatgttttttaattattattattattattcaaataTTGACCCTCTGCGCACTTACTCGGTCTTGTTGCGGGCTCtgtcctcactgagctgcagcaggttgATGACAGCCTGCCCCAGCAGTTTGTCTGGACCCACCAGGGCCCGGTGCAGGACGTGGACACGCAGCGTGGAGCGCTCCGTGCCTCCCCCGCCGGTCTGCTGCAGCTGCGGCAGGTCGAAGGCGGCCTCCTCCTTCCACACCGGTGCCACGCTCTTCTCCACCACCGAGGTCTGGTACCTCTCCTTGCCCACTTGCATGACCGCGTACGCATCGTTGGTGCCGCTTTTCCCCTTAATCCTGAGGCCTCTGGCTTGGAGCACAGTTACCTGGACGCTCGTGGGACACCACTGCTGATCCGCCAGGGACATGCTGACACCGCCTGTTGCTGGATTAACACCGCGCAGAATTTAAATCCAAACCACAAAAAGCGGCGGTGACCACCATGAGCggacaggagggaggaaaagttTTCCACCGAGCTTCGCTGAACTTGAGGAAACAGCTGATTGGGCGTGGTTACACCGACAGGGGGCCTCGTTCAAGACAAGACACTCCCCcgaagacaaaagacaaacatgtccCTCCGTTCACACCGCGACAGTCATTGACAGGAGCCAGCAGGACACACCTGATCCTTGTTGACACCTGCCAGAGCGCATCAGCATCACCTCAGCTGCGCTCATAAAGACAAGGCTGACTGATTGATTCGGGTGCTTAGTGATGATGACATTTTCTAATATCCGGTTCCATGGctggttttgtcttttcattaaAGATGTGTTAATGCAAATTTCAGTGTGTCCTGTAATAATTTGAAGTCTTTCTCCTCCTACCTTAACAACCTTTCTGATCTCAGTCTGAAAACATGAGACTAACGCCCTAACAACTGTCTTGAGGACAGGATCCCTTACAGGCCGGTGACAGCTGATAGGGCTCTTGTGGTTGGATTCAGTTCCAAGTGCAGCTCCAGTTTGAATCTTAATCAGGCTCCGTGCAGAGGCTCTGCATGGATTTCATCCCACCTGCAGATCAGGTGGACTGAATGCTCTCCCTTgaatgtgtttggttttgtgtctGCTCCAGCCCATGCATGGACCCTGCGTTCTCCTCAATACGAGCTTGAATTAACCCCCAAATTCCATAAACTTTACAAGATACTTATGTAAATTGTATGTATTTAAGGCAGTTACACAGCCGTCTAAATCAGTCTGCATATTGATCTGTATGTTTGTAGTTGATTAAAATGTTCTGTGCCACAATGTGCAGGATGGTTCACGACTGAACACTGactcctgctgctcaggaaAGGGAATTAAATGAACACCGTTTCTGCTCCTTTGCATCACTCTCAATCCTAAATTCTCCAAAGACTTTCCGGACAGCCtgagaaaagcaaaacatacaTTATCACAGCGTACATACCACGCCTGAAAACTTTCTTGTCTTTCTGGTGCCTGGCAAAGATTAAAGTTAAAGACACATATAGGGCCTTGAGCCAATTAGCGCAGTGACGCACGAGCGTTGGCACTGCCAagagtgtctgtctgactgtgatgTAACCACCGTAGTACTAGGCACTGAAAATAGTCTTAATGGAAGTGCACCTGTTAAAAGAAGTGCATTTCGAATTCATTACAAAAAGGTCAGagtttttaaagcagcatatTTTAATCAGATACACAGCAAGCTCACATGGCAATAAAATGGAGGCAGGAAAAACATTAAGGTCACAACAGGACTTTGGTCTGTGAAcaattagtttaaaaaaagacaaactgatcTATTAGCATTTGTATGTCTCTCACTGTTTGACCTTCTCCAGTCACGTCATACACACATTGTCAATAAATATAGATTTTACACTGCTAAAAACatacacatcaaaacaaaacatacataatatacatacatacattttaatcAGTCTGGTAAAAAATGACGCAGTTACAGTAACAATCAATATAAATTCCTGCTTCTGATAATTCACAATCACCATTATATAAGATGTAGCTGTATGAGATGTAAGAGTCACATTCACGGTCTCCTCATTGTCCGTTTGCTGAATCTCGATGGCTTTTATCCTCCTCTGGGTTTTCATCCTCTAAATGTTTGTCGTCCGCCTGCTCATGCTCGCCTACCAGAACTTTACTGTAAagtttctgctgctcttctttaAAAGCATCCTTCACTTTTGCTCGTTTCAGCCCTCCGTCCCTGAGAGCACAGAggtgagagaggggaagagtATCACAGAGAGACTCAACATTAGTTACTCCTTCCACAGACAACTGAAGGAAATGACTAAGAATCCCCCCATGAGTTAGCTGCAGGGTGTAACACTGCACTGTTTCTGCCACAGCTGTGAATCAG
The Chelmon rostratus isolate fCheRos1 chromosome 19, fCheRos1.pri, whole genome shotgun sequence DNA segment above includes these coding regions:
- the LOC121622921 gene encoding trichohyalin-like, with the protein product MSLADQQWCPTSVQVTVLQARGLRIKGKSGTNDAYAVMQVGKERYQTSVVEKSVAPVWKEEAAFDLPQLQQTGGGGTERSTLRVHVLHRALVGPDKLLGQAVINLLQLSEDRARNKTEWFKLLDKTGKADKDRGDVLVDIQFMRNNMTASMFDLSAAGKSRSRLGKFKDKVRGKKKESDSASSVVPSFSQVLTDSEEEGNGEGDVAAAKDEKKKKIKMKSLFSPKSNLQRNMSQSMSVLPAKNSSLSGSQSSGLNVDPSEGKKKFKFKIHKRSGSSDSKDSSSGHQKHGAPEQSNLCINGSHIYCEEPQARTSRIGSNYSLASSGHGSMDDVPESSPPSVDSLRAEKMADAENVKEDVGELRQEEEERVRMEEVRRRREEEEERERRRLEEEERRREEEERMEEERRRQEECRLAEEKKRMEEEERRLEEERVRKEQEDRIRREEEERAEEERRRQEEERERLAEEKRKLEEQERRIEEERVRKEQEERIRRDEEERRRQEEERERLAEEKRRLDEKERRRTEAEEKRQREEEEMIRKEQERVQEERRKQEEEEMVKRKIEEREEKRRLEEQERRIEEEEKRKREEEERIRREGEMALEESRRQDEEERARRREEERKLEEKRRLEEQERRRMEAEEKKQREDEERIKKEEERRKQEEEEMVRRQIEEREEKRRLEEQRKQMEEEERFKKEEEEKAQREKEEYQRLVEEKRKLEEERERIEADEKTKKEEERKKKEEEEASVRRQEEEQEKLAEAKRIFEEQERRRIEEEKMRQEEEERRRIEEEERIRQEEQERIQMEKERRRQEEERIKREEEERIRREEKAEEPSRKLEKVTKNAEEEEKIENKTKHEAVEMKSKAESAAGVTMNPFDENFSNNPFDEDPNSPAGATDTVSPVKQRSQSVVSSLGSEAASTDEKDLISTQREKRPAPQPPGRNQAERQSQREQDESARHLAQINKQGKDKDVKTASVLPQRSVQMIAPLGRPPTDPKSTQSLTQSSATKGTTNVAKHSKRPAPSRPRSVEEGPSSGPKTASSSGGKVSNKFPSKAKQEPIVYGLNPFEDDEDEDEHELAAANTGSVQWPPPMSQAADKDEASQAKIKSSKTARAPPLPAKTAATSSTSIKRNTEGGDVTGDTGVAVPDNSETHPCDPEPVPESPAQESQHATVQRAGEEGGGKKEGPSATPRRLLPVKPLNPLGQQSVSAVQGEIDNKSRGIHSEVQEKTKVNGTGLKGPYSQLTQEELIALVLRQENQLSERDLKISELEQYIDKLLVRVIEEKPSILMSMNSLKNPV